Within the Plasmodium relictum strain SGS1 genome assembly, chromosome: 12 genome, the region TTTTAAAATGTTTATCAACTGATTATGCTGTGTaatcattttaaaataataatttaaagtaATTTGAAATTATAAGCAACATTTCAATTTTGTTCATTTGGATTTTTACTTAAAGCATAAAAAGCTTATACTGATTTTATATagacaaaaatatatatatcataatCAAATAAAgcaataaattttaattgctcatttatatatatatacgttgtgtatataatttaaaagaaaaactatatatatatatatatatatatatgaaaagaaaaagtatatttatttatgaaaatatgaaagtgtatttaaaaatcttttttttttttttttattcatattagaAGTATGCTATAAAAGAGAATTTGCTTGAGTGTAattaattttcatatttttttttttttttgatatttgatatttctttaaaactaataaaaaaataaacgcaagttttttttttttttttttgctatcAATGGCATATATAattacaaataataaaaaaaactaaaataaatatgtaaatatatttgtgcctattcttatttatatacacgattaaatatatatatatttttatatacatgttgataaagtttatttttattcacatttttattaggataaaaaaacatgcataagttaataaaaaagtagttttaaaaataattacgaGAATTTTTAGCTTGTAAATGATAATGTACTAAACTTTcaaattaatattatgataattttaaataaactgtctatttttcttttttttttttttcgtgcTAAAAGTTTTACATATCTGTAAATgttatgaaaatttaaatttacatagatatataaaaatctcaaataatttatttatatacatatataaatgtatcaaatatttatttatatcttacgaaataataaatatatagcaTTTTAATATGTTCATGTAAATTGAAATATAAGgatatatacataattaaGCACATGATgtaataatttcttttttttttcataaatttatatatgtgtTAATTATCACTTGCTTAAATTAACAATTTTATACTTTCGTTACAATATTCTGAAcacttaattttttctttgtaagcaaattattatatgtatatatacatatattttctttttcttttttttttttttagtgtaaaaaattgtttaatGATTATTCATAtagtatttatataatttattttattttttcatctcttttttttatttttttaaaagatatatatgatacatttttaaagttaaaaaaaaaaaaaggaaataaaagtAACACATTAAATATGATTTTAGAATACATCTATAAATTAAACTATTTCTActtaatgtaaaaaaagaaaattttatatttttattaaattttctatacatatatatatatatatatatatatatatatttaaaaaaaaaaaataagtttacggataatttatatttccgtataatttttatgtaagcattaaatttttctttttataatttttgttaaaacattttattttcattttaatactttttttttttttcttttcctttttctatttttattcattcttttttatttattttttttttaaatgtaattttactcttttttcttcattttatttcctttttttttttttatgttttatttcatattttatttcattttattttaattttttcattttttgaattcatatttttttatgtttctaTTTTTCGTAAAATTcgattattatttttagtagataaaattttaatttaaagaatttgtttttttcattttttgtaattttttttttttattttgtttttaaatatatatatatttatacatatatatatatatatatatatatatatatatatatatatatatatatatatatatatatatatagatttaaagaaaagaaaaaaaaatgtcatCTGTATCTACTTTGCCATATATAGGAAgtaaaatttctttaatttctAATTCCGAAATTAGATATGAAGGAATTCTCTATACAATAAACACTCATGAATCCACAGTGGCATTACAAAATGTTAGATCATTTGGGACAGAAGGAAGAAGGCAACCAGATATCCCTCCTTCAAATGAAATTTatgattttataatttttagaGGAAAGGATATAAAAGATGTAACAGTTAGCGAACCTGCAAAAAATATACCAGATGATCCAGCAATAGTATCAATGAATATTGCTCCATCATCTAAAAATAATCTAactgataatataaattataatagcaatgtaaatataaataagtcATTAAAAGTTTCAAGTAATATTATACCATCTAATGAtagaaatttaaatttaaataatagaaGGTTTTTTAATCGTCagcattataatttttattataataataatagaaactttaataattttaaatttaagaaTTTCAGAAATTATGAAAGAACCCCATACGTTATTGGAGAATTAGAGTCACAACCAAATCCAGcattaaaaagtaaatttagCCCAGATTTTGATTTTAGCACTAATAACTTAAAGTTTGataaaaacaatatattagatgaaaaaaataaagattccTTATCACTAAATAATAACCTCCAAGTGGGGGGTTACGACAAAAACGCAAGTTTCTTTGATAACATTAGTTGTGAGACATTAGACAAAAAGCAAGGAAAAGATGAAAAAGTTGATAGAGAAAAATTAAGGATGCTTGATGTGGATACTTTTGGAATAGCTGCAGCTCATTATAGGTCAAATATGCATAATAGAAATAAGAATAGAAATAAGATAAGAAATAACAGAAACAATAAAATGCTGAATAATTtcaattataattattataatagaaATCAAAATCCTTTTAATAGATATGCtgcatattaattttttatttattttattttaattttccttttatttgattattttaatgaatatttGTAACTTTACATGAGTAATAaagttattatttattttattttaaaaatttatatacatataatttaatttttcttttcataaaaatgCATAATATATGTTTAGAGGTTAGAgagatataaaataaatataaaaaaaaaaaattaatttcaaatatataaaaattttttaagttctttattataattactttttttttttcttttttaaagttaaaaatataatttattttgtaaTACATAAATGcttatatgtattttaatctatatgtatttttatattaactgaaaaattgtaataaaaaaaaataaaaaaataaaatactcGTTATTTATAGTTCCTTCTATAATTCTTTGTAcgcattatatttttaatttataaaatcttTATGTATTTCACtaccttttttatatatgtttcGTTCTTTTTACTTCAAtcttttttatgatttatctattttatataaatgcatatatatatatatatatatatatatatatatatatatatatatatatatatatatatatatatatatatttttataaatcttttataattaattttgtataacttatttttcataaaattattttatgcaTCATATGTGTCTTTTAATATTAACTGAACGAATTTTTTCAACAGCTTTTAGCTTATATTCTCTACATATTTTATACTTGTAATATCAATAagtaaatatttcattaataaaaaaaaaaaaaaaattatccaattttttaaaaaatataattgcaAAATTTccttataattaatttttccttttttcagtttgaaaaatattcttaaagatttttaattaaatcttTAATACAAATTTTccttcttttattaaaacacaaaaaaaaaaaaaaaaaagtaaagcATAAAGGAAAgatctaaattatttttcaactttataaaaaattaaattatatattataattagaaaaaaagaaaggaaaatgataaaaaaagaactctattaaaaaaaaatttcaaagcACGTTTTTCTATGCTTCCATAcctaatattaaaaaaaaataaataataataaagtatataaaaatataatttctaaatatattatatatatacacgtTATATTaagcatattttttttttttttttgttactgTTAGGAATAATGGTAGAATAATACAAAagattaaaagaaaaaaacctATGATATAACTAACATTGTCAAAAGAATATTCTATGTccattttttcctttattatgcatatttctttaaatttttagttttttttaaagtttatcctttattttttttttttttaaactttatCTTTTTACGATATTTCTgttatttttctttgttaATATAAGATCTCTATAAATTCTTTGGGAAAATAAAACTGCaaactaaaatttttttttttttaaaataaaaaatttaaaaaaaaaaaaaattcattgtTATTGAATACGTATTTGttatgaaaaagataaaatatgttttttttttccctccCCCTCccaatttttaattgaaatattaaatgatttatttgTATGGAATAtgacatatttttattttaaatataaaaaaatattttattaaaatattataaaaaaaaaaaaatttatggtacatatataatattttttgagaatttttatttattttagtacttcatcaaataaatatatttatgtttaagtatatatatgaatatataacactttttttttctttttattcttctatgtaaaatggaaaataaaactactgatgaaataaatgaagaagaaaataaaaaattattaattttacataaaaattttaaagaaagcTCATTTGAAAATAGATTAAGATTTGAGTGTGAATTAGAATTTGTACAATCATTAAGCAAtatagaatatataaaatatttatatgaaaataaatactttgatgataaaaaattcttaaattatttaaaatatttaaattattggaGAAGTAAgccatatatattttacattcATTTCCCGATATGTTTATATGttttagaaattttaaaCGATAACAAAGTACATGAATATTTTAGGAATTCCACTTCATTtaacaattttatttattatttaaaattacattGGTTGTATTTCAGTTATCaaacttaaaaataataaaaaataatttttttttctcttttgaTAAGAAATACCTAAAAATGTAAAAGGAGTATATCCAAACTTTAATTACCTATTGAAttactttaataaaataccaaaaaaaaaaaaaagaaaaaatttgaaaataatttaattgttgtaacattttttttttattgttctTTTGTTAATAAGCCATATGAATAGCAATTAAAAGTATtccgttttttttttttttatagaataataaaaaaatatattacataAATGCGAACTTATTAAATTAAggttattttattataaaaggaaaatatcTACAAATGAAGTcttttatgtaaattttttttttttttattctagaagtagaaatgaaaataaaaaaattcttttttttaaaaatatataggaATTACattcattataaatattataaaaataataaaacagcAAAAAATGAacagaataataataaattactagaaaatataaattattacactagaaaagaaaaaaaatatattttacaaaaaatttatgaaaaaattactCTAAAGAAAAATCATCTAAAGGAGGAATtactaaaattttatatgaatGATAGAGACATAAATCAAATTTTaaaggaagaaaaaatatttgatgaaaatgataaaatattaaaaataaagcaaaTAGAAAGTAATGAAGAAAtcttaattaataaatttgataatttttatcatttattacatttttcaatagaaaatttaaaaagaaaagattTATCTATTCATAAAAAGGGATAcaaattaaatgattttttaaattctccAAAtcatatattagaaaaacaTGAATgcattataaataatttagatataataaaaaaatatatactttttgttgaaaaaaatttaactaCATACAACAACACTTCATCTtcctttaaaatatttttttctctaaataaatttataatatatttttttagttattcATTTCCatacattaaattttttgattataaattattacacAAATATACTCTTctgtttataaaattaaatcttTTGGAAAATTCTGAAATTTTGTTtgagcaaaaaaaaaagtcggaaaaaatatactctgtaaatatatcaaatgaagatactttttatttaataaaaaacaatatcAAAAGTTCATTACAATTATTAACATTATTAAGTAATCAGATAAACTATTATACTTTACACGACATATCagaattgtattttttatttttaaaaaaaacaaaaataaatgaattgaTTAAAAGTGTGAAccattataatttaaataatttaggaAATGTTAATAAGCGTACGATTAATAGCAATGcacatatgaaaaaatatccagaagaaaataatttttttgcaaTCCAAACTATTCATGAGGAATATGTAAGTGAAAGAGAACATAAcataaatgatttaaatcattatagttatattatttgtttatattttaatttattatttattttaaataaaattattagaaatcatattttattttcatcaagtaataataaaaatatattcccTTTATTTGATTGTATAACAACAGTGTGTGAGAATATTTTCGATGAAGCCTTTAGTGAGagaaaaattagaaatttgaatttatttttaattaataattatgtagaaaaatatatgataaaagatttaatatataacgattttattataattagaaatgaaaaaaatatttattcaaaTATAACACAAGAAAACGATTTATTAAATAGTAGCATTTTTGAAAATGATTTCACGAAAAAAAGTAAGaactatttaaataatggTAATATGctagaaaatgataataatgaaaatgagaatgagaatgaatataattttataatggataataaaaatgataatattttttgtagTAATAATATGGAGATacataatgataaaaaacaATATACAAAGAGACATGATAAATccaatttaaataatagttTTAAATCTCTTAGTGATCATGCTTTTGATtctgaagaaaataaaaatgataacgAAACCTCATTATTAGGGAACTCCTTTTatgaagatttttttttaaatgtacaTGAAAATACTAGaaataatgtaaaattattttttgaaaatatttgtcattattttattttacatgaTTGTGATAATATTCTCAAATTTCTCCAAGTTATTTACGTAACAGGATATActgatttatattatataaatattttattttacagtATATGGTTGAACtcagaatttttaaaaaattatcaaattaaaaacttattgttttttctttctttatttaaaagtaactttataataaaaaacatcAATTTACAAAACAcaatttataatttctataataagcgattaatattttttttaaggaaaaaattagaagtatattttgaaaacaATTCACTAGAAAATAGTATTAAAAGCATATTTATGCTATGTGATTTATTAAGTTATAataaagttataaaaaaaattatggtgaaaaaaatagttttatTAAACTTTAATCACGTACATCCATCACTGTTTTgccaaattttttttctattaaataaattaaggTTTAATTCtagtaataaattattttctgaattatttttaaaacattataaaaaagtaattcaTTCTTTAACACATATAGAAATTATCGatttacttaaaaatatagaatatttaataaataaaaaaaaaaggaaaatatttttagttatgatttcatatttttttagaaagTTGAAAGATAGTAACTTTGTGTATACCCCTAGTtactttaattatatttccaaattaattaatattataaataagtttaagttatatgaatattgtagaaaagaatatttttatcctatttatcattttattttttcatttaatgaaGAACAAATTGCTTTtgacaaagaaaaaaaatattatttatctaatagtaataatactTGCAAATATAacaattatacttttttaattaaaaataatgaaacaGTATTATTAGAAATGAgtgaaaaagataaaaaaaaaaaaaatatttcctCTATTATAAAAAGTGAGAGTAACATTATTCCATATGCAAATAATgggaatgaaaaaaatagtaaaaatattaaaataaaattagaattATTAACAACTAATCAAATATtagatttaattttttttattatcaatactaacacaaatatatatcttaTAAGTGAATTGTATAcatgtttattttttagaattCTTAGAAATGacaatttttcaaaaaaacaATTGACATTAATTTTTAGAAGCATATGGTTATCAAGagtttttcatttaaatatatttgatatTTTAATAGATATTATCtcaagtaataaaaaaatagttgaCAACtccattttttctttagatatattattatgtttGTGCTCATATAAGCATGAGAAAAATTATGagttattaataatttcattattcaATATATGCTTTGATGACattgataaaattttaaaaaatataaaaaagaaaatacttttttattattgttttctttttttggaAATATATCGCccattcttatttttaaaagttactaaaaaaataaagaataacaTGTTTTATGATGAAAGTCTCAACATAGAATTATTAGATAAAgggaaaataaatataaatgaaaatttaattaagaAAGACCATTTTgaatttaataaagaaaatataaaaggtaataataattataatagcAATACGATACCTAGTAAAATGGataaaaactttaaaaaaaaaggaaaaaaagagAACATCCCTAAAAGTTTTGAAAATAGCGCACActctgaaaaaaaagaaggtatcacaaataataaaaatgaattggGTAATATAGATATTTCTTACAAGAATGACAtactaaattatttaaaacaacttttttttcttcagcaaaaaaaaaatgcgtATAGTTACGATTTATTTAATGTTTGTGAAGTTCTTAACAATTTAAATGTGACAAAactaaaatttaataatgtaaataatattttttttaaaaattatgaaatagATAATATGTTTgttttgaatatatattttccttttatgaaattttgcattttatttacaaaagaCAAAAATGTttcaaaaaattcaaaaaattttaatatgaaTGATTTTGCTCTAAATGATACTAGTATTATATCCAAAGAAAAAGATTTTTCTGAGTTTAAAATGGATGAGAATctttataataaagaaaataagttgaataatgataataaaactaGACTTAATTCTTCCTTCaattataattatgaaaatgatattaatatacttgtacataaattatatt harbors:
- the CITH gene encoding trailer hitch homolog, putative, whose product is MSSVSTLPYIGSKISLISNSEIRYEGILYTINTHESTVALQNVRSFGTEGRRQPDIPPSNEIYDFIIFRGKDIKDVTVSEPAKNIPDDPAIVSMNIAPSSKNNLTDNINYNSNVNINKSLKVSSNIIPSNDRNLNLNNRRFFNRQHYNFYYNNNRNFNNFKFKNFRNYERTPYVIGELESQPNPALKSKFSPDFDFSTNNLKFDKNNILDEKNKDSLSLNNNLQVGGYDKNASFFDNISCETLDKKQGKDEKVDREKLRMLDVDTFGIAAAHYRSNMHNRNKNRNKIRNNRNNKMLNNFNYNYYNRNQNPFNRYAAY
- a CDS encoding mediator complex subunit 31, putative; the encoded protein is MENKTTDEINEEENKKLLILHKNFKESSFENRLRFECELEFVQSLSNIEYIKYLYENKYFDDKKFLNYLKYLNYWRSKPYIFYIHFPICLYVLEILNDNKVHEYFRNSTSFNNFIYYLKLHWLYFSYQT